The Rhea pennata isolate bPtePen1 chromosome 9, bPtePen1.pri, whole genome shotgun sequence genome has a segment encoding these proteins:
- the LOC134144161 gene encoding heat shock protein beta-7-like yields MASLSSAATYRAERISTYSQGLGAGEPRFEGDRRHGPFGARAHDAFGYPGAPGAVCPCSLGTWVRAQGDTYQVVADVSQFEPPDIVVTTSNRHVAIRAEKVAEDGTVCDTFTHKCQLPEDTDPLSVSCALTEAGTLVITARRGAGARPGEPPQPLYRSEARL; encoded by the exons ATGGCCTCGCTCAGCTCGGCCGCCACGTACCGCGCCGAGCGCATCAGCACCTACAGCCAGGGCCTGGGTGCCGGCGAGCCCCGCTTCGAGGGCGACCGGCGGCACGGCCCCTTCGGGGCTCGGGCGCACGATGCCTTCGGGTACCCAG GGGCCCCGGGCGCGGTGTGCCCCTGCAGCCTGGGCACCTGGGTGCGGGCCCAGGGTGACACCTACCAGGTGGTGGCCGACGTGAGCCAGTTCGAGCCCCCCGACATCGTGGTGACCACGTCCAACCGCCACGTCGCCATCCGGGCCGAGAAG GTGGCCGAGGACGGCACCGTCTGCGACACCTTCACCCACAAGTGCCAGCTGCCCGAGGACACGGACCCGCTGTCGGTGAGCTGTGCCCTGACCGAGGCGGGCACGCTGGTCAtcacggcgcggcgcggcgctggcgcccgccccggcgagCCCCCGCAGCCGCTCTACCGCAGCGAGGCCAGGCTGTGA
- the FAM131A gene encoding protein FAM131A: MLPKSRRALTIQEIAALARSSLHGISQAVKEHVTKPTAMAQGRVAHLIEWKGWCKPVEPPAALESAFSSYCHLSEGEQEARFAAGVAEQFAIAEAKLRAWSSVDGDDSTDESYDEDFAPWAESCQAAEPPAPLRDLLPGRAGQLSVRQGSCEPESDSSRTLSPETLCSSLCSLEMVSPSELTAKLLGSLGGEDLLPPPGSRSALRGLARLRCRDSPRSASYAAGCLLPSADRGGDVVLSEDFPLRRRVSDVASSGVVSLDEDEAEEP; this comes from the exons ATGCTGCCCAAGTCGCGGCGCGCGCTGACCATCCAGGAGATCGCCGCCCTGGCCCGCTCCTCGCTGCACG GCATCTCGCAGGCGGTGAAGGAGCACGTGACGAAGCCGACGGCCATGGCGCAGGGCCGCGTCGCCCACCTCATCGAGTGGAAGGGCTGGTGCAAGCCCGtggagccgccggccgccctCGAGAGCGCCTTCAGCTCCTACTGCCACCTGAGCGAGGGCGAGCAGGAGGCACGCTTCGCCGCAG GCGTGGCCGAGCAGTTTGCCATCGCGGAGGCCAAGCTGCGCGCCTGGTCCTCGGTGGACGGGGACGACTCCACGGACGAGTCCTACGACGAGGACTTCGCGCCCTGGGCGGAGAGCTGCCAGGCGGCCG agccgccggcgccgctgcgCGACCTCCTGCCCGGCCGCGCGGGCCAGCTGAGCGTGCGGCAGGGCTCGTGCGAGCCCGAGAGCGACTCGTCGCGCACCCTCTCCCCCGAGAccctctgctccagcctctgcagcctggagaTGGTGTCGCCCTCCGAACTCACTGCCAAACTGCTGGGCTCCCTGGGCGGCGAGGACCTGCTGCCGCCCCCGGGCAGCCGAAGTGCCTTGCGGGGCCTGGCCCGGCTCCGGTGCCGGGACTCCCCGCGCTCCGCGTCCTACGCCGCGGGCTGCCTCTTGCCCTCCGCCGACCGCGGCGGCGACGTGGTGCTCAGCGAGGACTTCCCGCTGCGCCGCAGGGTCTCCGACGTCGCCTCCTCCGGGGTGGTGTCGCTGGACGAGGACGAGGCGGAGGAGCCGtga